Part of the Zingiber officinale cultivar Zhangliang chromosome 8A, Zo_v1.1, whole genome shotgun sequence genome, aaataataaataaaactgattaaaaaataaaactaaataaaaaataaataaaataaaaaatatatataagtattgataaaaataataaataaaattaatttaaaaactaaataaaaattaagtaaaagtgaaaaaaaaaagaaagaagaagggtaGAAGTGCCATTTTGCAGGGAGAGAGAGGAGGGGGGTGCTGTCAGATGGAGGGTGGGAAAAGTAATTTACTAATTTTGGTCAATGCaaattattattactttttaATCAAGTTATTTGATATATAAGACAACTTGATACGTCGAGGAGAATACTTGGGTATACATGGATTAGAGGAAGCTTTCAAATAAAGGAGCCCAAACTCAGAATTCTTTAATAATAGAGCAGCATTTGAAAATCAGTTATCCTTCACCAGGCATAACTCACCACAATGATAACAATTCTCAATCAAAGGCAAATCACTATAGAACACGGCAAACGTTTAGAAATTAGCTACCCTCAACTATGCATAATTCACAAGGATAACAAGACATAAAACATCTTCCAATAGATGGACTTTAGTCCTAAGAATAAAGACCTCCAAACACAATTACAAGAGTTGCGGCCTCGGGAAGTCATGTAATGTTCTTCCAATTTAAATGAGACTATTGACTCTCCTAATGCCACCAACAATTTTACAGAATGTAGGCTCAAAACTACAACTTCAATCAGGAAGCATGACTAAACTACAATTATAAGCGGCACTTAATGTTACTAATTTTTACATCTATCATGCACTAATATAATCTAATCTGACCAAGATAGAACACGCCTAATAACACTAACTATTGAATAATCTTTCAACACTTCAAATAAGTTGGGTAGCATAAATAGAACTCCTCGCCTGCAGATTCTGTTAAGCGAGTTGCCATATCAAGTCAAAGATCCAGAAAAGTCAAGCTTTCGGCATACTCCAGGATTGCATTTCCTTGATTTCGCTGGTTGTCTCTTGGGAGCAGGCGGGCATGTTTCGGCAATACCTGTTAGGAAAGCTGCTGAGACTGGCGTGTTGAGATGATCAGAGTTTTTGTATGGATCCGACTTCTTATGTGCAGATATCCCATGCAACTGACTTGAAACGATTAACTCAAGAAACGATTGATAAACTAACTCTGAGAGTTCATCATCACGAACATTGTCTTTTATTTGACCGAGATCACCACAATCATCGAAGTTAAGCTGCCGGCGAAGAGGGATATGAGTTCCCTCAGGAGTCTTCTTCTTAGGGGCAAAAAGTAGTTCTTGTGGCAAGGGAGCAAACGGATCAAAGATGTGCTCTTTAGGAGTCTGGCTGCCTGAAAAGGTCTCTTGGTCCTCAGAGCGATCAGGAGAGCATGGAAGATCTAAACTTTCTCTGTCGGTAGAAGGAGTTGCTGGACAAACTTCCTTTCCGTCAATGAATTCAATAGAAGGATCAAGACCGTAAACGTTTTGCCCACCGTTCACTTCTTCCACCTTAGTTAAAGACCCCGTCTTGACAATCCCCATTCCATCTGATTCAGAACTTCTAACCTTCTCAAAGGAAGGAGTTTTCAGTGCTTCAGATTCCATTACTAAATCACGGAGCAAGAAGTGTTTGATCTACGAAGCAGTTCTCGCACGAGAAAATAAGATAAACCCCTTCAGTATCAGCTCACAGGCCAAAAATAATGCAATCCCGTGCTGCTACCCCACCTTTCAAGACTTTCGCACTGAAAACCTAGAGAAATGGAAGAAATCCCATTGATCGAAATACAACAGGGAAATTCAAATCCCCGGCCAAACTAGAAAGTAGAAATCCCATAAACGACGAAAAAAAAAGTCAATTTTGAAGAATATGGAAGACAAACAATAGCAAACCCTAACCTCCGAAGGACTCTTAACACCTCGCAATAACTCTTCGACACAGAAAAATAGCCGAGCACGCAGCACTCATAGAATCCAAGAGGAGAAATGGAGAGAGGGAGGCCAGAAGGCGACCAATCCGCCGTAGAGAGAGAGGTAGGGCTTCGCGCAATGGCACTTCGCCGGaggagagagaaagagggaggcCGCTTCAGATTTCAGGAGCAGTGGAACACAGAAGCGAAGGAAACGTGCGAGGGCAAAGCGTGCCGTGAGggtatattaattattattagaTCCGAACCGGTCCGGTCTACTCAACATCTAAGTTAACAtgaaatttcacaatttttgactTATTTTTTCCTTCTTAATTTCACCtctttaattattttgtttttctaaaatgacttttaaatattaaaatcaaCAAAGTTTTGTCTCGGAGCAATGGTACACAGGGcgcttttttaattttaatacatTTAAGCATTGATCCTCTCCTAAAACGGGAGGGTAGAAAATTAGGCATGTGATTATTATGTCCATTAGATGTATATTATGTCCTGctctataaaataaataatgttaATGTCGAATCTGGAAAAAGATTTTTGATGTTGATCCTTTGATATTCAAGTCAGTCACTGAAAATATCGAAGAAAACGGAACAATAGTTATACAAATATAAATAGTAAATAACGCGTATCTCCGTCGGTACTTGTACTCCCCTTTATATAGACACATGATTGGACCCCGcgggtcatccgagttggtatgtggcgGGTGTTGTCACAATGAGGTCGCAAGGTCGATCCTCGGGACAGCTGGGGAATAAATCTCCTATCCCCG contains:
- the LOC122007820 gene encoding uncharacterized protein LOC122007820, which codes for MESEALKTPSFEKVRSSESDGMGIVKTGSLTKVEEVNGGQNVYGLDPSIEFIDGKEVCPATPSTDRESLDLPCSPDRSEDQETFSGSQTPKEHIFDPFAPLPQELLFAPKKKTPEGTHIPLRRQLNFDDCGDLGQIKDNVRDDELSELVYQSFLELIVSSQLHGISAHKKSDPYKNSDHLNTPVSAAFLTGIAETCPPAPKRQPAKSRKCNPGVCRKLDFSGSLT